The DNA region CCGTAGCAGCGGAACAGGGGGCACCCTTCCCCGACAGTGTCGGGCGATAAAGCGAAGTGAGAGAGCAGCGTGTTTtgaggtggcggaggtgcttgAAGGCTTCGTCTGTTCTTCACGAGTGCACGTATGTCTTGGTTCACGGGGTTCTGTCTTGTGGGCGCGTCTTTCAGCAGAGAAACGGAAGGTGAAGTGAACCACATGCCGTCTTgggtagcagcagcagcagcagtaccaACTcgaaggagcggcggcggcgcttttGGATTATGCACGGCCCTCGCTCCATTTCCTTCGCCGGCGTTTCCGTCCGCGATTGGATGAAGCGGACGAATAGATTCTTGAGCAGGCGCCTCTTTGTCCGAGCGAGGTGAGcctcgcgcgctgctggcactTGTTGTAGTTGGCCCTCGCGGTGCCGGGCGGGCTGAAACGCTGCGGGCGCAGCCCCATCTTACCGTTggcaccaccccctccttgtATGTCCGAAATCGGACCTGTGCACATCCTCCTTTGTGTGTGGCCCggtcctctcctctcctgtGCAGTGacgctctctccctcacccgcacacacgcttccTGCCTCTTTCCTTactcctctgccctcccccatcACGCCCCACACCAGCCCACCCctctgtctgcgtgtcgCCGCTTCGCTAACTGGTGCGCCTCGCGACGGCGCATCCGGCCACACCTCGCCTGCGCGTCCTCAGTCGCGGTCCGCCTTTGCTTTGTTTCGGTTTTCTTACGTCATCTGCTTGGGCACTCTGCCCTTCCACACTGAAACCTACACTtgcctcaccccctcccccctcctcccctcctctgcgtgcACAGCACGTGTGCATGCCTGTGTATAGGTAAAACGGCGTTTCGCCTGGTTTCTGAGGAGCGAGAGCACGCGCGCTCTCGCCTGCGTATCGCGCTTGGCAGGGATTGCCTGCTACGcctggcgcggctgcagctcaAGGTCGGCTTcgtggagagggtgtcgcggcggccacggcggagTCAGGGTGTGAAAACGATCGCGCCACTCACCTAAACAGCCGCGCAAACAAGCTCGAGTTTTTTCTACGACTGCCCCGTGCGCccacggcggtgcagccgaTGCTGAGGAACGGCCGAGCGCTTGAGAACTTGCACTGCGCCATGAGCACCAGCGAGGCAGAAGGCAGCATCAGCGGGAGCGGCACCCTGAGAGGCCGTGCCTGTGCGAGTGGTGGGGCAGGCAAGTTCGACAAGGCAATGAAGATGTACCAAAAGTCTATGGCGATTAGGCGGCGCCTGAAGAGCATGGCAAGTAGCACCACGCGCTCACTTGGCGACAGAGATGATGACGgtttcggcggcggcgcactcAATGaagagagcgccgccgctcagaCCTCATTGAGCCCGCTGCGCGGGCCGATGCTCCGTTCATCGACCCAAATCACGCGCGTGGCGCCCGCGTCATCTATCGCGTCCTTGGCCTCTCCGCAGCATTCACGGGTGCTGCCGGAAATGGCCTTCGGCGTCGCGACCGCGTCTGAGCGGACAGCGATGGCTTCGCAACCTGCCATCGCACTTGATGCCGGGTCGTCCGTTGAGACGCGCTCGTCAATGGCAGCGTTGATGTTGTACTCGCacgtgccgctgcctgctCTCAACTCATTCAAGCGCCTCTCCGACCCGCCTGACGTCGAGCGGGAAACGGCGCCATCTTCCTCATCTCCATTCTCTCTGGCCATCCCATCGCGAGGCCGCACGaaaggcggcagtggcaaTCGCCACAAAAAGGTggacgccagcggcggcgagaaCGACGCAGTGTGGCGGAAGAGAAGCCCCACCTGCAGCGCCCACCTAGACTTCCCCTATCGCTTCTCTGCCGAGCGACAACGCACTGCGTCGCGGCACAACAGCGGCGGAACGAGCGAGGGCTTTGGCGTCGGCATCCACAAGTATGCTGGCCAGCCCTCAACCTCGACAGTAgactcgccgctgctgtcccCGATGCCGTCCTTTCACCAGATGATGGGCCGCTCCTACGATGTGCCCGCACTGAACGCGATTTTCCGTGGCTTCAGCAACGGTGTCGATCGGTGGCAGCAGGACAGCAGATTGCTGCGgtcgccgccttcaccaACTCATGCCACCAtgccagccgcgccgcccacgTCGGTGCCATCAGTGTCGACAAGCCTACAGCTTTCATCCTCACTCGTCTCAAAGATGTCTGTGCCGCcccctgcagctgcggtgaCAAGGCAGATACCCACGGTATCGGTGTCATCATCGGCAGAgactacagcagcagcagatgtgCATGCAATGCCGGCAGGCAACGACGCCTTTTCGTACCTGGGGCCACGCCTttcggcgcaggcgccgtcAAGGAAAGATCGAAGCAACTCGTACCCGGCCGATAAGGCGCGCCCAGAAGCGAGCGGACGCAGCACGGTCGAAGGCCGTGATGGTGTGCACGCGAGCGGATCTCTCCCGCTGGTCAAGACGATGGCGTCGGCTCCGAACCTCAAGCCAAACGAAGCGAGCGTTCTACCGctggggccgccgccgctggacgagagctcggcagcgacgacaacAACGGCGCAGTTTTACTCCACCGCCTTGTTGGCGAAGACGTTCGACGGTGCTCAGTACCTCAATGACTACATTCTACTGAACGAAATCGGCAGTGGATCCACAGGGCGCGTCGTTCTGGCGTTCAGCACGAGCATGAACAAGAGTGTTGCCATCAAGATCATTCTGAAGCCGAAAGAGAAGTACCGGTTGCAGCACCGCGTGTCGGCTTCCCCGTCCACGTCCGTGCTCgggcagcacagcagcggggGAACTTTTAGTGGGGGAAGAGCAGCGACTGCGCTGGCTACAACGACACCCGAAGCCATGCAGAACTTCAAGTCATCGTCCTCTTCggctcggaggcggagcaAGCACCGCCAGACACCGTCGACCCCGttcacgacggcggcggacaAGACGCGTAACCTGCAGCGCGAAGTCGAGGTTATGAAGGACCTCAATCACCCCAATATTGTTCGTCTTTACGAGGTCATCAACGACCCCAAGGCGAACTCCCTCTTCCTGGTCCTACAGTACGTGGATAacggcgctgtcgcgcaGCTCGACTCGACTGGACATATTCGAGCTCCGTTGCACCCGTGGACCGTTCTGCCGATCGCAGCGCAAATCAGTGACGGTCTCGTGTACCTTCATGAGCAGCATATTGTGCACCGTGATATCAAGCCCGAAAACATCCTCGTTAACCGCGACGGGCACGCCTTTCTCGCCGACTTCGGTGTCGCAGAGCTCATGAGCGCGAAGGCAGGCCAACCAACTGCCGCCACGCTCACCTATCAAGGCACACCACTGTTCATGGCTCCTGAAATCtacgccggcgtcgacgacgaagacAGAGACGAGGATGCGGAGCAAGCCCCAGGTCGGTGCACAcggcggagaagcagcaaTGATGCTGACGAGAGCAGCAACATGACGGCGAGCCCCTTGTgcgaggagcggcgcgaCTCACGCGTGATCGACCCGTTTGCCCTCGACGTCTGGGCGCTAGGGGTCACCTTCTACACACTGCTCATCGGCCACGTGCCCTTCACATCCATGCTCCAGATCTCGCAGACGGTTGAGAAGGGTGTGAACATACCAGCCTCGCTCCCAGAGCAGTGGCGCAccgtgctgcggcgcatgATGGAGCCGCGTCAAGAGCTGCGGATCTCCTCAGCTGAGCTGTGCCACATGCTGCACGCGATGCTAGCGGAGCAAGAGGCCGCAGAGGTGAGGGCTGGCGGACGCAGCCGGAAGGCATCGCTCAGCACACGCTCACGAAGCGCAACCCTCGGCAATCCTCGCAAAGCCTCTCACCAGTGTTGCGCCGAGGGTCGAATGGCGCGCAGTGCAAGTCTTGCTGCTGacgcggaagaggagagtATGAACcttggcagcagcagcagcagcgatgagaGCGGCACAAGCGGGTACAGCAAGGGCATCCTCGGCCTTAGCATCACATCCGTCGGCCTCAACATCCTGCGACCGACACGAATCCGAAAAAAACAGGAGCTGAGTTGCAGGGAGAGCTAgagagtgtgcgtgcgggtcTGGCGGAGTGCGCTCAGCAGccggcagtgccgctgctccctcGGTGGCTGTATGAGGTGCAGCAGTCGAGGAGCCAGCTCAGTCAGGTGGGGGGCACGAGAGCGGCGAGAGGGCCGACCCAGGCTACAGGACTTAAGTGACATCTCGCTCCTCTCAGTGCTCCCCACCGTGGAGAACGGTTGACTGTTTACCTCTCCACCCGcttgcgtgtatgtgtgtgggccTCTGCGGGTGTACTTGTGTTCACTGTCTCGCATCTCCCAATCAACGAACGCCCATCCTTTAGAGCATACCCTTCCATGTGCCTAGTGTATCCTTTCTATATTGTTGCCTCCGGCCTCCCTATtaggcacacatgcatacatgtatatatatatatgtgtgtgtgtgtacctgtgcgtgcgtgtgtcttctcCTTTCCCTGTCTAtttcttgtttgtttgctGTGATGGCGGTGCTGTGGGAGCGCCCCATGCTGTCCATCTCATTCTCTCTCACGGTCGCCCCTCGAACTCCACCACCGGCAGTATCCTCTCCCCCGTGTGccctttt from Leishmania infantum JPCM5 genome chromosome 11 includes:
- a CDS encoding putative protein kinase, coding for MSTSEAEGSISGSGTLRGRACASGGAGKFDKAMKMYQKSMAIRRRLKSMASSTTRSLGDRDDDGFGGGALNEESAAAQTSLSPLRGPMLRSSTQITRVAPASSIASLASPQHSRVLPEMAFGVATASERTAMASQPAIALDAGSSVETRSSMAALMLYSHVPLPALNSFKRLSDPPDVERETAPSSSSPFSLAIPSRGRTKGGSGNRHKKVDASGGENDAVWRKRSPTCSAHLDFPYRFSAERQRTASRHNSGGTSEGFGVGIHKYAGQPSTSTVDSPLLSPMPSFHQMMGRSYDVPALNAIFRGFSNGVDRWQQDSRLLRSPPSPTHATMPAAPPTSVPSVSTSLQLSSSLVSKMSVPPPAAAVTRQIPTVSVSSSAETTAAADVHAMPAGNDAFSYLGPRLSAQAPSRKDRSNSYPADKARPEASGRSTVEGRDGVHASGSLPLVKTMASAPNLKPNEASVLPLGPPPLDESSAATTTTAQFYSTALLAKTFDGAQYLNDYILLNEIGSGSTGRVVLAFSTSMNKSVAIKIILKPKEKYRLQHRVSASPSTSVLGQHSSGGTFSGGRAATALATTTPEAMQNFKSSSSSARRRSKHRQTPSTPFTTAADKTRNLQREVEVMKDLNHPNIVRLYEVINDPKANSLFLVLQYVDNGAVAQLDSTGHIRAPLHPWTVLPIAAQISDGLVYLHEQHIVHRDIKPENILVNRDGHAFLADFGVAELMSAKAGQPTAATLTYQGTPLFMAPEIYAGVDDEDRDEDAEQAPGRCTRRRSSNDADESSNMTASPLCEERRDSRVIDPFALDVWALGVTFYTLLIGHVPFTSMLQISQTVEKGVNIPASLPEQWRTVLRRMMEPRQELRISSAELCHMLHAMLAEQEAAEVRAGGRSRKASLSTRSRSATLGNPRKASHQCCAEGRMARSASLAADAEEESMNLGSSSSSDESGTSGYSKGILGLSITSVGLNILRPTRIRKKQELSCRES